In Desulfuromonas sp. KJ2020, a single window of DNA contains:
- the yhbY gene encoding ribosome assembly RNA-binding protein YhbY, protein MESLKGKQVRYLRSLGHHLNPVVMVGKSEISETLLSSVDQALSTHELIKVKIQEGCDLTRQEVAEILSSRCGAAVVQILGKTILLYRRSDEPKIDLP, encoded by the coding sequence ATGGAAAGCTTGAAAGGAAAACAGGTTCGTTACCTACGCTCCCTCGGACATCATCTCAATCCCGTTGTCATGGTCGGCAAAAGCGAGATCAGCGAGACTCTGCTCAGCTCGGTCGACCAAGCGCTGAGCACGCATGAACTGATCAAGGTCAAAATCCAGGAAGGCTGCGACCTGACGCGCCAGGAGGTGGCTGAGATCCTGTCCAGTCGCTGCGGGGCGGCCGTCGTCCAGATTCTCGGAAAAACCATTCTCCTCTATCGCCGCAGCGATGAGCCGAAGATCGACCTGCCCTGA
- a CDS encoding deoxyguanosinetriphosphate triphosphohydrolase produces the protein MNHDNLLAPYAARSAASRGRKHEEPYKDSRPVFERDRDRIIHCAAFRRLEYKTQVFVNHEGDYYRTRLTHSLEVAQIGRGIARRLHLNEDLVEALALAHDLGHTPFGHTGEVVLNRLMADHGGFEHNRQSLRIVELLEERYPGFDGLNLAWETREGIIKHSSQYDHPGHPEDDDFEPHQRPTLEAQIIDLADEIAYNNHDIDDGLKAGYITLDELAALEIWQDMSALVSRKYPHLRGERQAYQTISHLIGHLIDDLVQTTTENLKAYHIDNLEAVRSHPDYLVRLSGETARKNKQLKAFLYRQLYRHYKVERMRIKAERFVTLLFTSYKENPTLLPRKLQQRFDEHGKERVICDYIAGMTDRSALDEYKRLYEPYERV, from the coding sequence ATGAATCACGATAACCTGCTTGCCCCCTATGCGGCCCGAAGTGCAGCCAGTCGCGGGCGCAAACATGAAGAGCCTTACAAGGATTCCAGGCCGGTTTTCGAGCGCGACCGCGACCGGATCATCCACTGCGCCGCCTTCCGTCGCCTCGAATACAAGACTCAGGTTTTCGTCAATCACGAGGGGGATTACTACCGGACCCGGTTGACCCATTCGCTGGAGGTGGCCCAGATCGGCCGGGGCATCGCCCGCCGCCTGCATCTGAACGAAGATCTGGTGGAGGCGCTGGCTTTAGCCCACGACCTCGGTCATACCCCGTTTGGCCATACGGGAGAAGTGGTGTTGAACCGGTTGATGGCCGACCATGGCGGTTTTGAACACAACCGACAGTCCCTGCGCATCGTCGAACTTCTGGAGGAAAGGTATCCCGGTTTCGATGGTTTGAACCTGGCCTGGGAAACCCGCGAGGGCATCATCAAGCATTCGTCCCAGTACGATCACCCAGGGCACCCCGAGGACGACGACTTTGAGCCCCACCAGCGGCCGACTCTCGAGGCGCAGATCATCGATCTGGCCGATGAAATCGCCTACAACAATCACGACATTGACGATGGCCTCAAGGCGGGCTACATCACCCTGGATGAACTGGCTGCCCTCGAGATCTGGCAGGACATGTCCGCCCTGGTATCCCGTAAATACCCCCATCTTCGCGGTGAACGACAGGCCTACCAGACCATCAGCCACTTAATCGGGCATCTCATTGATGACCTGGTGCAGACAACGACTGAAAATTTGAAGGCCTACCACATCGATAACCTGGAGGCGGTGCGCTCTCACCCGGATTATCTGGTCAGGCTCAGTGGGGAAACCGCCCGAAAGAACAAACAGCTCAAAGCCTTTTTGTACCGCCAACTGTATCGGCACTACAAGGTCGAGCGCATGCGCATCAAAGCCGAGCGCTTTGTGACGCTGCTATTTACCAGCTATAAGGAAAATCCCACGCTGCTGCCCCGGAAACTGCAGCAGCGTTTCGATGAACATGGCAAGGAGAGGGTGATCTGCGACTATATCGCGGGGATGACGGACCGTTCTGCTCTTGACGAATACAAGCGGCTGTACGAGCCTTACGAAAGGGTGTGA
- the rsmD gene encoding 16S rRNA (guanine(966)-N(2))-methyltransferase RsmD, producing the protein MRVIGGTARGKKLASFTGGTIRPTPDRVREAIFSSLFSRLGSWQGQTILDLFAGSGALGIEALSRGAEHATFVDQGAQSAKVVQNNLRACGFESRARLIHLDAFKALESFDKSASFDVIFLDPPYGQDLVNRILERLSALNCLSPRGIICAEAAKSDEVAEHFGSLTKVQERTYGSTSIYFFTHQPE; encoded by the coding sequence ATGCGGGTAATTGGCGGGACAGCGAGAGGAAAAAAACTGGCCTCTTTCACCGGAGGGACCATCCGGCCGACGCCCGACCGTGTTCGTGAGGCTATTTTCAGCAGCCTGTTCAGCCGCCTGGGATCCTGGCAGGGACAGACCATTCTGGATCTTTTTGCCGGCAGCGGTGCCCTGGGGATCGAGGCCTTGAGTCGCGGGGCCGAACACGCCACTTTCGTCGATCAGGGAGCACAGTCGGCCAAGGTGGTCCAGAACAACCTGCGGGCTTGCGGATTCGAGTCCCGCGCTCGCCTGATCCACCTGGACGCATTCAAGGCCCTGGAATCCTTTGACAAGTCGGCTTCTTTCGATGTGATCTTTCTGGACCCTCCCTACGGGCAGGATCTGGTCAATCGCATCCTGGAGCGGCTCTCCGCATTGAACTGTTTATCTCCTCGGGGTATTATTTGCGCTGAGGCTGCCAAATCAGACGAAGTTGCAGAACATTTCGGCTCATTGACGAAGGTTCAGGAACGAACCTACGGGTCAACGTCCATTTACTTTTTTACCCACCAGCCTGAATAA
- the coaD gene encoding pantetheine-phosphate adenylyltransferase, which yields MPNPTAIYPGSFDPITNGHLDIISRGLQVFDRLIVAVARNSEKNALFTINERIDMIRQTVGDNPRLEIDTFEGLLVDYAINRGAKVILRGLRAVSDFEYEFQIAQMNHTVQKEVETLFMMTSVPYGYLSSSIVKEVASLKGPIDTFVPTAVKQALEKKFSNR from the coding sequence ATGCCAAATCCCACTGCCATCTATCCGGGGTCCTTCGATCCGATCACCAATGGCCATCTGGACATCATCTCCCGCGGGTTACAGGTTTTCGACCGCCTCATTGTGGCCGTCGCCAGAAACTCGGAGAAAAACGCGCTATTTACCATCAATGAACGCATCGACATGATTCGGCAGACGGTAGGCGACAACCCAAGGTTGGAAATCGATACCTTCGAGGGATTACTGGTCGATTACGCCATCAACCGGGGTGCCAAAGTGATTCTGCGCGGCCTGCGAGCCGTCTCCGACTTCGAGTATGAGTTTCAGATTGCCCAGATGAATCACACCGTACAGAAAGAAGTTGAGACCCTTTTTATGATGACTTCGGTGCCCTATGGTTATCTGAGTTCATCCATTGTCAAGGAGGTCGCCTCGCTCAAAGGGCCGATCGACACCTTCGTGCCAACAGCGGTCAAGCAGGCGCTTGAAAAGAAATTCAGCAACAGGTAA
- a CDS encoding DUF1858 domain-containing protein, which translates to MITKEMTIGQILREHPETIAVFKRFGLDCHTCQIASLESVECGAEVHQVDTDALVSELNSAIKK; encoded by the coding sequence ATGATCACCAAGGAAATGACCATTGGCCAAATACTGAGGGAACATCCTGAGACAATCGCAGTTTTCAAACGATTCGGACTGGACTGCCACACCTGCCAGATCGCATCGCTTGAATCGGTCGAATGCGGTGCCGAAGTCCATCAGGTCGACACGGACGCCCTGGTTAGTGAACTGAACAGCGCCATCAAAAAATAA
- a CDS encoding creatininase family protein has protein sequence MILELLTMDEFAEGLQKTRTVLIPFGSTEEHGSHLPLSTDTLQAYDVCCRLAQRRPLFVAPPVHYGVCRSTANHPGTVSIRTSTLKALAIDIVISLYKQGLRYFVLLTGHAGGTHTSALIDAGEELLERFADLEIAVLTEYMLAAREGRAIIETPDDSHAGEIETSRLLHAHPHLVKGEGRCEYPSFPAGILVRDKQKYWPGGVWGDPSKASAEKGAKIEQLVVDALARVVDLLEGKGR, from the coding sequence ATGATACTCGAACTGTTGACCATGGATGAGTTCGCCGAAGGTCTCCAAAAAACGCGCACGGTTTTGATTCCTTTTGGCTCTACGGAAGAACATGGCAGCCATCTGCCCCTGTCCACCGATACCCTGCAGGCATATGATGTCTGTTGCCGCCTGGCGCAAAGGCGACCTCTTTTTGTGGCGCCCCCTGTCCACTACGGCGTCTGCCGTTCGACGGCCAACCATCCCGGCACGGTGAGCATCCGCACTTCGACCCTCAAAGCCTTGGCCATCGATATCGTTATTTCCCTGTACAAGCAGGGATTGCGCTATTTCGTCTTGCTGACCGGACATGCGGGCGGAACGCACACCTCGGCCCTTATCGATGCCGGGGAAGAGCTGCTGGAGAGGTTTGCCGATCTTGAGATAGCGGTTCTGACCGAGTATATGCTGGCGGCCAGGGAAGGGCGGGCGATCATCGAGACGCCGGATGATTCCCACGCCGGCGAGATAGAGACTTCGCGCCTGCTGCATGCGCATCCGCACCTGGTTAAAGGGGAGGGCAGGTGTGAGTACCCGAGCTTTCCCGCCGGCATTTTGGTGCGGGACAAGCAAAAATACTGGCCTGGCGGCGTCTGGGGAGATCCGAGCAAGGCTTCGGCGGAAAAAGGGGCCAAAATTGAACAGCTGGTGGTCGATGCCCTGGCGCGGGTCGTCGATCTGCTGGAGGGAAAAGGGCGATAA
- a CDS encoding 7-carboxy-7-deazaguanine synthase QueE yields MPAQLTPKTDTPLVELFSSIQGEGILVGKRQIFIRFPGCNLSCSYCDTDFSSPDSCRAEEAPGSGIFRSLANPVSLEVLSSILANWVHLLPGVHHSISLTGGEPLLHTDVLRQWLPVLREICPLFLETNGTLPGHLEPLLPYLEWVSMDVKLASMTGADTPWSLHRDFLSLMAHHNGQVKAVVGEETPTEEILQAARLVEECAPDLPLILQPRTEGGRISLTGRMLLDMQARASAIHSDVRIIPQTHRFISVL; encoded by the coding sequence ATGCCTGCGCAACTTACTCCAAAGACTGATACCCCCCTGGTCGAACTTTTCAGTTCGATTCAGGGCGAGGGGATTCTCGTCGGCAAACGCCAGATTTTTATCCGTTTTCCCGGCTGCAATCTCAGTTGCTCCTATTGCGATACGGATTTCTCCTCACCTGATTCCTGCCGGGCCGAAGAGGCGCCGGGGTCCGGGATATTCCGCAGTCTGGCCAACCCCGTTTCTCTGGAGGTTCTGTCCAGCATCCTGGCGAACTGGGTACATCTTTTGCCAGGCGTTCACCACTCTATCAGCCTCACGGGAGGCGAGCCTCTGCTCCACACCGATGTGCTGCGGCAATGGCTGCCGGTCCTGCGGGAGATCTGCCCCCTTTTTCTCGAAACGAACGGCACGCTACCGGGCCACCTTGAGCCGTTGCTCCCGTATCTTGAATGGGTTTCCATGGATGTCAAGCTGGCCTCCATGACCGGCGCTGACACCCCCTGGAGCCTTCATCGGGACTTCCTCAGCCTGATGGCCCACCATAATGGCCAGGTGAAGGCTGTCGTTGGAGAGGAGACCCCCACGGAGGAGATCCTGCAGGCGGCCCGTCTGGTCGAAGAGTGCGCGCCCGACTTGCCGCTGATTCTGCAGCCCCGTACAGAAGGGGGACGAATTTCCTTGACGGGCCGGATGTTGCTCGACATGCAGGCGCGTGCCTCTGCCATCCATAGCGATGTGCGCATTATCCCGCAAACCCACCGCTTTATCTCTGTGCTCTAG
- the queD gene encoding 6-carboxytetrahydropterin synthase QueD produces MYRLTIYTHFSAAHNLMHYQGDCENLHGHNWKVEVTVAAKELDKAGLGIDFKILKKETKKVLGTLDHKYLNELAPFIDLSPSSENISRFLFEELGKVLNSENVQIDKVTVWESDNACATYSKD; encoded by the coding sequence ATGTATCGGCTCACCATTTATACACACTTTTCCGCCGCCCATAATCTGATGCATTACCAGGGTGACTGTGAAAACCTGCACGGCCACAACTGGAAAGTCGAAGTGACGGTAGCAGCCAAAGAGCTGGACAAAGCCGGTCTGGGAATCGACTTCAAAATTCTCAAAAAAGAAACGAAGAAGGTTTTGGGTACCCTCGACCACAAATATCTCAACGAACTGGCTCCCTTTATCGACCTGAGCCCCTCTTCGGAGAATATCTCCCGCTTTCTGTTTGAAGAGTTAGGTAAGGTTCTAAACAGCGAGAACGTCCAGATCGACAAAGTCACCGTCTGGGAATCCGATAATGCCTGCGCAACTTACTCCAAAGACTGA
- a CDS encoding DNA gyrase inhibitor YacG, with product MTDHRTIRCPRCRQETPWQDNPYRPFCSQKCQLIDLGRWAQEEYKVPGQKLMEPDNLLEFPSEKD from the coding sequence ATGACGGATCACCGAACCATCCGCTGCCCGCGTTGTCGACAGGAGACCCCATGGCAGGATAACCCTTACAGGCCGTTCTGTTCCCAAAAATGCCAGCTGATCGACCTTGGGCGATGGGCCCAGGAGGAATACAAGGTGCCGGGGCAGAAGCTTATGGAACCTGATAATCTGCTTGAATTTCCAAGCGAAAAAGATTGA
- a CDS encoding aminotransferase class I/II-fold pyridoxal phosphate-dependent enzyme: protein MNPLAAELNDLLAQHNAHVLEMLSDLGKNLFFPKGILTQSAEAKDKAHKYNATIGIATEKGGPMFLQCIQDKLSAFDPKDIYPYAPPAGKPELRALWKEKMLRENPSMAGKHISNPIVTNALTHGLSIVGDMFVGAGDHVVLPDMLWGNYNLTFGTCNGGIVKKFPTFTPSGGYDVDAFKAVLKNSAAEKGKAVVILNFPNNPSGYTPTVAEGDAIVAVIKEVAEEGCNVVVVTDDAYFGLFYEDSLKESLFGKLANLHPRILAIKLDGATKEEFVWGFRTGFITFADGNSYDNAQVITALEKKTMGIIRAKISNCPHPSQTFVIEALRSPQFLAQKEEKFQVMKGRALKTKEVLDSGKYDQEWDYYPFNSGYFMCLKLKTVDAEKLRVHLLDKYGVGTISIGKTDLRIAFSCIAEENIQELFDLIHQAVLDLA from the coding sequence ATGAATCCATTGGCTGCTGAACTGAATGATCTGCTCGCCCAACACAACGCCCATGTTCTGGAAATGCTTTCCGATCTGGGAAAAAATCTCTTCTTCCCCAAGGGCATTTTGACCCAGTCCGCTGAAGCCAAGGACAAGGCTCACAAATATAACGCCACCATCGGGATTGCCACCGAAAAGGGCGGCCCTATGTTCCTGCAATGCATCCAGGACAAGCTCTCGGCCTTCGACCCCAAGGATATCTACCCCTATGCGCCGCCCGCTGGCAAGCCGGAACTGCGCGCCCTCTGGAAAGAGAAGATGCTGCGGGAGAACCCGAGCATGGCCGGCAAGCACATCAGCAACCCCATCGTCACCAACGCGCTGACGCATGGTCTTTCCATTGTCGGAGACATGTTTGTCGGCGCCGGCGACCATGTGGTGCTGCCTGACATGCTGTGGGGTAACTACAATCTGACCTTCGGTACCTGCAACGGCGGGATTGTCAAGAAGTTCCCGACCTTTACCCCAAGCGGCGGCTACGATGTCGATGCCTTCAAGGCCGTCCTCAAAAACAGCGCCGCCGAAAAAGGGAAGGCTGTCGTGATCCTGAACTTCCCCAACAACCCCAGTGGCTACACCCCCACGGTCGCTGAGGGCGACGCCATTGTCGCTGTCATCAAGGAAGTCGCCGAGGAAGGCTGCAACGTTGTGGTCGTCACCGATGACGCCTACTTCGGTCTTTTCTACGAAGACTCCCTCAAAGAGTCCCTGTTTGGCAAGTTGGCCAATCTGCACCCACGTATCCTGGCCATCAAACTTGACGGAGCCACCAAAGAAGAATTTGTCTGGGGCTTCCGGACCGGTTTCATCACTTTTGCCGACGGCAACAGCTACGATAATGCCCAGGTCATCACCGCTCTGGAAAAGAAGACCATGGGCATCATCCGCGCCAAGATATCCAACTGCCCACATCCTTCCCAGACCTTTGTTATCGAGGCGCTTCGCTCCCCCCAGTTTCTCGCCCAGAAGGAAGAGAAATTCCAGGTCATGAAAGGGCGCGCCCTTAAAACCAAGGAAGTGCTCGACAGTGGCAAATACGACCAGGAATGGGACTACTATCCCTTCAACTCCGGCTATTTCATGTGCCTGAAGCTTAAAACGGTTGATGCCGAAAAGCTGCGGGTACACCTGCTGGACAAATACGGGGTAGGGACAATCTCCATCGGCAAAACCGACCTGCGTATCGCCTTTTCCTGCATCGCCGAAGAAAACATTCAGGAACTCTTTGATCTTATCCATCAGGCCGTTCTCGATCTGGCCTGA
- a CDS encoding AEC family transporter, with translation MLFVNIILPVFILIFCGYLAEKKIGLDFRTLTNCSLYLFTPALVFSSLIRQTLELSLTLNIFFFMVLYTLSLYLLVRLIAAGTAMSRENSGALVLTTVVMNVGNFGLPLAYFAFGEQGLHVSVLTFVLFNIPLSTLAIVVAQGGEVPLGKALINTFKIPIFHAVALAFLLKAVDLSVPFFVLRAVELLGDAAIPLMLVLLGMQLARTRLESQWGFLSLATIIRLAIAPLIAWAITVLLAIDGTSRNVIILQTSTPSAVLPLLYALRFGMRPDLVAGTIFVTTLLSAGSLTIILYLLQG, from the coding sequence ATGCTCTTCGTCAACATCATTCTTCCCGTCTTTATCCTGATTTTCTGCGGCTACCTGGCCGAGAAAAAGATCGGCCTCGATTTTCGCACACTCACCAACTGCTCCCTTTACCTCTTTACGCCCGCCCTCGTCTTCTCATCCCTCATTCGTCAGACGCTGGAGCTGTCGCTGACCCTGAATATCTTTTTTTTCATGGTTCTCTACACCCTCTCTCTCTATCTGCTGGTGCGCCTGATTGCGGCGGGAACCGCTATGAGTCGAGAAAACAGCGGCGCCCTGGTGCTGACCACGGTCGTCATGAATGTAGGAAACTTCGGGCTACCCCTGGCTTATTTCGCTTTTGGAGAACAGGGACTCCATGTCTCCGTACTGACGTTTGTTTTGTTCAATATCCCTTTGTCCACCCTGGCCATTGTGGTCGCGCAGGGAGGAGAAGTTCCCCTAGGCAAAGCGCTGATCAATACCTTCAAGATCCCCATTTTCCATGCCGTGGCCTTGGCCTTTCTTCTGAAAGCCGTCGACCTTTCGGTCCCCTTCTTCGTTCTGCGCGCCGTAGAGCTTCTCGGGGACGCGGCCATCCCGCTGATGCTTGTGCTTTTAGGCATGCAGTTGGCGAGAACCAGACTGGAATCCCAGTGGGGTTTTCTGTCCCTGGCTACCATCATCCGTCTGGCGATAGCCCCTCTGATCGCCTGGGCGATCACCGTGCTGCTCGCTATAGACGGCACGAGCCGAAATGTGATCATCCTGCAGACCAGCACACCGTCTGCCGTCCTGCCCTTGTTGTATGCTCTTCGCTTCGGCATGCGGCCCGATTTGGTTGCCGGCACGATCTTTGTCACCACCCTGCTAAGCGCCGGGAGTCTGACTATTATTCTCTATCTGCTGCAAGGCTAG
- a CDS encoding ABC transporter substrate-binding protein, producing the protein MIRLFRHPRFLIPLVVACLLVLMPVVGWCKKDGLVAVVITGDLPRYQLAHEAFVHKLEELTEARGEVTVYVQRPNPDVMSWINSIRKAVGIGADIIVTYGAPATLAGKNEGRNIPIVFADVYEPVALGIVADIAKPGGNLTGMAGQTPLETLLHAYYLSKDVRKIGVLFSPEDQASIYQKNKLVEIAEKKGITVLPAEVNGPGDLWKELQTLSPHIDSLFVAESAVLEMSATKIMDFSKKNKIPVISQIHGFCEMGALMTLEADPAEQGSRIAGYVAEILSGKKPGELPVRTPRNVSLVINLHTARELGLKIPFQALTLATRVIR; encoded by the coding sequence TTGATCCGTTTGTTCCGACATCCTCGCTTTCTGATTCCCCTGGTGGTGGCCTGTCTGCTGGTCCTGATGCCCGTTGTCGGCTGGTGCAAAAAGGACGGGCTGGTGGCTGTGGTGATCACCGGCGATCTTCCCAGGTATCAGCTTGCGCACGAGGCCTTTGTTCATAAGTTGGAAGAACTCACGGAGGCGAGGGGCGAGGTGACGGTTTACGTTCAGCGCCCCAATCCAGATGTCATGTCCTGGATAAACAGTATCCGCAAGGCCGTTGGCATCGGGGCCGACATCATCGTGACCTATGGCGCTCCTGCCACCTTGGCCGGCAAAAATGAAGGAAGGAACATTCCGATTGTTTTTGCTGATGTCTATGAGCCTGTGGCTCTGGGGATTGTTGCGGACATCGCCAAACCGGGAGGAAATCTTACGGGAATGGCGGGACAAACGCCCCTTGAAACCCTGCTGCACGCCTATTATCTATCCAAGGACGTGCGCAAAATCGGGGTTCTTTTTTCTCCTGAAGACCAGGCGTCCATTTACCAGAAAAATAAACTGGTGGAGATTGCTGAGAAAAAGGGGATTACGGTGCTGCCAGCGGAAGTCAATGGACCGGGTGATCTCTGGAAGGAACTCCAGACTCTGTCTCCCCACATTGATTCTCTTTTTGTGGCGGAAAGCGCTGTTCTCGAGATGTCCGCCACAAAAATCATGGATTTTTCCAAAAAAAACAAGATCCCCGTCATTTCGCAGATTCATGGCTTTTGTGAAATGGGTGCCTTGATGACCCTTGAAGCCGATCCTGCCGAACAGGGCAGCCGCATTGCCGGCTATGTGGCGGAAATACTGTCAGGTAAAAAGCCGGGTGAACTCCCGGTCCGCACTCCTCGCAATGTCTCCCTGGTCATTAATCTGCATACCGCCCGCGAACTGGGCCTTAAAATCCCTTTCCAGGCCCTAACCCTCGCCACACGCGTCATCCGTTGA
- a CDS encoding MtrB/PioB family outer membrane beta-barrel protein: protein MIKPRIHVLWQICVLALTGMFFPVFSAMDCEDLDPRILESSFSLGYRVVDSQENTQRAGEYSFLDSGTVAGIVIKDLKTTQRFRFEADYFDQTDYNAAIDFDYRGLFRLHATSETFNHQLEHFPGIDATLTAPLVTFTDQNPREEYAIEVKKDEVSLRARLPEFPAHFNLAYWRLQRQGTRQGCFVDEGGAQTADCTSCHLQSRTETVNQVTEEIRGGFDAHLGLVDISYSSFYREFRDKTRTPLDPFGELVDISTEPDTLYRHAGEYEHDAVPESRHIAHSLGLHTSLTGGLTAGAMLSVGEMESSSKLSDVSPVTSKSDYWKAAGDFTLTPSSQWTLALRYRLLDMDTRNPDQVAVSGLPAGPVSVRDSMDVKRTHYGSRLSYRPHYRLTLQGDWQREEIERTSTGPIQDDPNDLFWHLPAQENKSSYKFSLIARPLGTQKLRLNLSYKYLTSDDPSYSTSLKRGHQGFAGATLTLSDRAGMTANIQVIREENNRNERSLFHDSATLNRYRLRRQLDSENATAGAWLIPHKSLQVNIRYGYLHSRTEQGVLFGNDHYPDYVILDENAEFEQTVHTAELSSVWHLSKQVSFLGEARLTRSASRFDPSFAFQPLEYYGIGSTAVDSSALRQLSELQILQTAYKVGVDWQFKDEWKCSARYTWDRYEDLEGAVLDGTVQSYLLSLSRTW, encoded by the coding sequence GTGATTAAACCTAGAATCCATGTTCTATGGCAAATATGTGTCCTCGCGCTGACGGGAATGTTTTTCCCTGTTTTCTCCGCGATGGATTGCGAGGATCTGGATCCGCGGATTCTGGAGAGTTCTTTCTCCTTGGGATATCGCGTGGTCGACTCCCAGGAAAACACACAGAGAGCCGGAGAATACAGTTTTCTCGATTCTGGGACGGTCGCCGGCATAGTCATCAAGGATCTGAAAACGACCCAGCGCTTTCGCTTTGAAGCGGACTACTTTGACCAAACGGACTACAACGCCGCCATAGACTTCGACTATCGTGGCCTCTTCCGTCTGCACGCCACCAGTGAAACCTTTAACCATCAGTTGGAACATTTCCCCGGCATTGACGCTACCCTGACGGCTCCCCTGGTCACCTTTACCGACCAGAACCCCCGGGAAGAGTACGCCATTGAAGTCAAGAAAGACGAAGTGAGTTTGCGAGCAAGGCTTCCTGAGTTCCCGGCCCACTTCAATCTCGCCTACTGGCGTCTGCAGCGACAGGGAACCCGGCAGGGATGTTTTGTCGATGAAGGCGGCGCCCAAACCGCCGATTGCACGTCCTGCCATCTGCAGTCGCGAACCGAAACGGTCAATCAGGTCACCGAAGAAATCCGGGGCGGGTTTGATGCGCATCTGGGACTGGTCGATATAAGCTATTCGAGTTTTTACCGCGAGTTCCGCGATAAAACCCGCACCCCCCTGGATCCTTTCGGTGAGCTGGTCGACATCTCAACCGAGCCTGACACTCTCTACCGTCATGCGGGCGAGTACGAGCACGATGCTGTCCCCGAATCCCGTCACATCGCCCATTCTTTAGGCCTCCACACTTCCCTTACCGGTGGTTTGACAGCCGGTGCCATGCTCAGTGTGGGGGAAATGGAGAGCTCCTCCAAACTAAGCGATGTTTCTCCCGTCACGTCCAAGAGCGATTATTGGAAAGCCGCCGGGGATTTTACATTGACCCCTTCCAGCCAATGGACCTTGGCTCTGCGCTATCGCCTGCTCGACATGGACACCCGGAATCCGGACCAGGTCGCGGTAAGCGGGCTGCCGGCTGGACCAGTTTCTGTTCGCGACAGCATGGATGTCAAGCGCACGCACTATGGGTCACGGCTTTCCTATCGCCCGCATTATCGCCTGACGCTGCAAGGAGATTGGCAACGGGAAGAAATTGAACGCACCTCGACCGGACCGATTCAGGATGATCCCAATGACTTGTTTTGGCATCTTCCCGCCCAGGAGAACAAATCCTCCTATAAGTTCAGCCTCATCGCCCGTCCTCTTGGCACCCAAAAACTCAGGCTCAATCTTTCCTACAAATATCTCACTTCGGATGATCCGTCTTACAGCACCTCCTTGAAAAGGGGGCACCAGGGATTTGCCGGGGCCACTCTGACCCTGTCCGACCGGGCTGGCATGACGGCCAATATTCAGGTTATTCGGGAAGAAAACAACCGCAATGAACGCAGCCTTTTTCACGATTCGGCCACCCTCAACCGCTATCGCCTGAGGCGCCAGCTTGATTCGGAAAACGCAACGGCCGGTGCCTGGCTTATTCCCCACAAGAGTCTGCAGGTCAATATCCGTTACGGCTATCTTCACAGCAGGACAGAACAGGGCGTTCTTTTCGGCAATGACCATTATCCCGATTATGTCATTCTGGATGAAAATGCCGAATTCGAGCAAACCGTTCATACTGCGGAACTCTCTTCTGTCTGGCACCTCAGCAAGCAGGTGTCCTTCCTCGGGGAAGCCCGTCTGACTCGATCCGCCAGCCGCTTTGACCCCAGTTTTGCCTTTCAGCCCCTCGAATACTACGGTATTGGCAGCACGGCGGTCGATTCTTCAGCTTTGCGGCAACTGAGTGAGCTGCAAATTCTGCAGACGGCGTACAAGGTGGGTGTGGACTGGCAATTCAAGGATGAGTGGAAATGCTCCGCCCGCTATACCTGGGATCGCTACGAAGACCTGGAGGGCGCGGTCCTTGACGGCACTGTGCAGAGCTATCTGCTTTCCCTGTCGAGGACCTGGTAA